cctccttccagcagcacatcgctttgggagcgtgtccgcagatggactcagagatcagcatcgagtccggggcaagttcaggggcaggcgggggctgtttgtgagAGGCGGAGTGGAGCGGGAACtgttcccggaacatggagtgagtgggggaagggagaggccattctcgggttgtgtgtggacaaggggatggagacagaatgggaagaacctgttactgcagtgcagtcaaacaatgataatatttgtatggctgggcttcctttgtgggcgtttataattattatgagagattaaactcattaaaatcctgtatcttctacctcaccagtatttgaatcataaacattcttttgttcaaacaggcaaataattgaatgaaccaaaataaatatgatgtttcctccaccaagttacatggaagagtgtcaccagctccttctcacacacagtccgtacattatcactcacagagtgcagagacacagacaggtcatcagttccacagtctcagacagcagaaacagatccagagacacattttcaatccatcaatcaaatggagcaggagagacgcacgttgttttcatgtcaccccaactcagtaccactgacaggtatatacacaaatcccagtccaaattctcacccactatcaaattatcagtgtgtcaatcccacaatagagcaacctcagctacaaattaaatgcacatagaactgacacatggttgctgtttcaaagttacagaaataatctcaatgaagtgctccgagattcaagttaaataccagcctaatatttacacgggttttgactttattatcagtattaattcccataatgtgtccagacatatacattagatacaaatctcaagtgcatcatcagattgcagaggtacaaactcagattccactttaaaactcatccggattgtgaaactaaaagatacaatataaatttgattagtatagtttgagctataaattacgtaccagtcctaaaacctcatatagtgtcagatggaagatactgtgcaattccagactgagctcattttacatgcaagtccaagattctcactcagagttggacagaatggcactgatcaaattgatgagtacagcctgactTACACTTGCACAtcgatcctgtatcagattgtaggatacattatatttcactattgtgttcacagtgacagatactatttaataccaggcaaaacctcaaacaggatttatgtatctacctatctgcttaaaacctaccacatcagtggcctgttgcggtgctgaatttttatgtagaataaatccagacttgcaccagtcccagtgacggaaggttatgtaatgaatctcacactctcacagagtaccagacactgacagttggagagtgattttgaaacccatgctaggtgccagatgctgaaaggtataggttgattactgcactcactgacagtacctcagcctgagtcatctaaagcaacctaacacacaaatagtagcactgagagattgagaaagagtccaaaactcagagtaacagacactgatagacacaatctgaaaactgcacgcacatggatacagtattggctaactcacaagaaacagtgtggggataattggggaattttcaaattggcaaactgtaactaatggagtgccacagagatcagtgctggtgcctcaatctttatggtctttattaataacttgcatgaagggtccgagtgtaaatccaaatttatggatggtacaacgatagggaggaaagcaagttgtgagaaggacacaaagtgtcttcaaagagatatagctaggttaaatcagtgggaaaaagtttggcagatggagtataatatgggaaaatgtaagattgtctactttggcaggaagaatagaaaaacagaatattacttacatagagagagactgcagaatgctgctgtaccaaggaatctgtgtgtccacttgcatgaattacaaaaaagttagcatgcagcgatagcaagtaattaggaaggcaactggaatgttggcatttttagagaggggaatggagtttaaaagtagggaagatttgctgtaactgtacagggcattagtgacatcccaactaaagtactccacacagttgtggtctccttacttaaggagggatatacttgcattggaatcagttcagagaaggttcactcggctgatacttgggaagttggattgtcttaggagaaacagttgagcaggttgggcctctactcactggagtttagaagattgagaagagatcttattgaaacctataagattttcagtgggctggacaggtagatgctgagaggatgtttctccttgtgggggaatgtagaattaggggccacagtttcaagataagtggcctcccattcaagaaggagatgagaaggaatttcttcgctcagagggttgttcatctttggaattctgttctccagaggactgtggaggctgggtcattgaatatattcaaggctgtgatagacagatttttgatctacaagggagtcaatggtcatgggcgcaggcaggaaagtggagttaaggccacaatcagaacaaccccgatcttattgaatggcagagcaggctcgatgggccaaatggccatctcctgctcctattttgtatctttttatcttcttacacacacacacacacacactcaaccagtgtgtggcagtggatctagaattaatcccactttcgtacaaaataccagcgactgaaaggtacagaataaatcccacagatacgtacagtatgactgacaggtacagaatgaatcccatgctcacacacagcaccagggattgaaagatacatgtgattcccaccctcacagaacaatatcagactgagttacagaatgatttccacattcccatcgagcaccactgactgctaattaattcatcccacaatcacacacactaccagaggccgacagatgcagaatgtattgcacactttcacaaagttccagtgagtgacaggtacatcatctctatggtatcaatttgtttttttcatgaagagtctggaactttccaattacctttgtgatctctgttttaaccccatggattctgggtgattcactttcactgttgggatctttgtgtctctacttaatgccctgtaaattaattactgatcactgaccccatgtgcgcgttcattttcgctattgtactatttcgtcaataagctgacagatcagttctcagtcacttgtttcccttgttcaagctcggcctcaataataagtacatttactagaaaccccgctgttgtaggaaacctcagtctctcatttcaactcctgacagtaaaaatcttctctccgcttttttctcccacaaataggttcaatctagaatcagtgatgcggtatcttcacaaagattgacctgaaatgtgtccgcttccagaatgctgtgagAGACTTTCTGctgccgcttacagactgtttcaaaaaggacggagaatagtccgagatcaaagcgcacatgggctcagtgatcagtaattaatttacgctgcattattaagtagagacacaaagatcgcacagacagtgaaactgaatcacccagaatccatggggttaaaagagatcagaaaggcaattagaaagttccagactctccgtataaaaaaacaaaacaaattaaaaccagagatgatgatgtagctttttcagagagattgtgggtggctcttaaaagagccgttgtgtttgggatgtttttcagtccattgtgtagttttacttggagctgatgtacttggtcaccgcctttgtcccttccgacacggcgtctttggccagctccccgggcagcagcaggcgcacggcggtctggatctcccgggagctgatggttctgcaCTTGTTGTAATggcccaggcgggaagcctcacccgcgatgcgcccgaaaatatcgttcacaaacgagttcatgatgctcatggccttggaggagatgccggtgtcggggtgaacctgcttcatcactttgtcgatgtagatggagtaactctccttcctcgactttctccgcctcttaccgccctttgctgatggtttactcacagttttctttgcgcccttcttagcagctgctttcttcttctcctcaaccatcttcagattcaatttcagacacagaaataaaccaaaccccttccgagtgcggattaaatagacaatcccacagcactatgctaatgagggatgggggaaagtaaagattgtgattgcgtgattgggagtgatgtcacaatgattTTATATTGTCATACTATAActggtgtccttcaccatccaatcacattcaaactttgcagccaatcacaaacattcgtactgcaatcaggaagtctgtttcacaaagactctctccagctgcagtttacattgaaagagccgctccctgtgtcaagctctctggaaatgttctgcatgttgttgagaggacgcttattgatgattctgtgtcgttgtgagtgtgcaattaattccatttcttttattctctgctcctgtgtttgagtgtgttctgtcattcagcagttctcagtctctggtgctgtgtggatttattccgtatttatttatttcgagaatatagcactgaaacaggcccttcgggccaccgagtctgtgccgaccaacaatcacccatttatactagccctgcagtaatcccaacctacactaggggcaatttacaatgaccaatttacttatcaacctgcaagtctttggcggtgggaggaaaccggagcagccggcaaaaacccacgcggtcacagggagaacttgcaaactctgcacaggtagta
This region of Heterodontus francisci isolate sHetFra1 unplaced genomic scaffold, sHetFra1.hap1 HAP1_SCAFFOLD_58, whole genome shotgun sequence genomic DNA includes:
- the LOC137365880 gene encoding histone H2B-like codes for the protein MQGAKKTVSKPSAKGGKRRRKSRKESYSIYIDKVMKQVHPDTGISSKAMSIMNSFVNDIFGRIAGEASRLGHYNKCRTISSREIQTAVRLLLPGELAKDAVSEGTKAVTKYISSK